One segment of Bacillota bacterium DNA contains the following:
- a CDS encoding helix-turn-helix domain-containing protein produces MDDRPTQVGLFRYSVIAPLLAPDLSTAERVRLRQEILDQMHLAPGESKGRKVSARTLRRWQKDYRERGFAGLRPRARRDQGRPRRMDAAVLQKAVALREEVPERSVRQIVEILTLDPDTPVQAGELKSSTLARHLRRLGKTRSLLKLPKQAYRRYEKDRPNAQWQSDVFYGPFLPDPQGEMRRTYLIAFLDDHSRLVPHGQFYWAEDLPSLLDCFKKAILKRGIPARVYCDYAEEKTMPKKAGDAV; encoded by the coding sequence ATGGATGACCGGCCGACGCAGGTGGGTCTTTTCCGCTACAGCGTGATCGCTCCGCTGCTGGCCCCGGACCTCTCCACCGCGGAGCGGGTCCGCCTGCGGCAAGAGATCCTGGATCAGATGCACCTCGCGCCCGGGGAGAGCAAGGGCCGGAAGGTCTCCGCCCGCACCTTACGCCGCTGGCAGAAGGACTACCGGGAAAGGGGCTTTGCCGGCCTGCGGCCCCGAGCCCGCCGGGACCAGGGCAGGCCCCGACGGATGGATGCGGCCGTGCTCCAGAAAGCGGTGGCCCTGCGGGAAGAGGTGCCCGAACGCAGTGTCCGCCAGATCGTCGAGATCCTGACCCTGGACCCGGATACCCCGGTCCAAGCAGGGGAACTGAAATCTTCCACCCTGGCCCGCCACCTGAGGCGGCTTGGCAAGACCCGGTCCTTGCTGAAACTACCCAAGCAGGCTTACCGGCGGTACGAGAAGGACCGGCCCAATGCCCAGTGGCAATCGGACGTCTTCTACGGGCCGTTCCTGCCCGATCCCCAAGGCGAGATGCGCCGTACTTACCTGATCGCCTTCCTGGACGACCACTCCCGGCTGGTACCCCACGGCCAGTTCTACTGGGCCGAAGACCTGCCCAGCCTGCTGGACTGCTTCAAGAAGGCAATCCTGAAGCGGGGGATCCCTGCCCGGGTGTACTGCGACTATGCCGAAGAAAAAACTATGCCGAAAAAAGCCGGGGACGCGGTTTAA